The Nicotiana tabacum cultivar K326 chromosome 1, ASM71507v2, whole genome shotgun sequence genome segment TGCCTTGATCCTTTGAATTGTGGCCTAAGCATTAAGATATAGTGTTATACATAGCTAATGTTTCATCATATGTCTACTACGGTGTCCTTTTTGcttctctttttccctttttctggGGTGAGGAGGTGTACTTTGCTTAAAAAGCAGTTTGACTGTGATTGATTCCCCAACTCTCTCTTCTCCAAGCTGGCTTAAATTCTTCTAAATTTTGTTTAAATGGCGACATCCCAGGGGTAGATTAATTTTCTTAGGTGCTGAGACCTTGTGTGTGGCTAATTATAGTTCTTAAGGGCAAGTATAAGCCAATGAAACAATTCtgtatttttctcttaatttacaCATGAGATTCTTTAGAGAACTATGAAGTGCTTATTCTTACCTTGAAGTAGGCAGAGATGCTAGCCGGCTTGTCAGCTGGGACTCGACTTGCCGATCAGTGATTGAATGTGCTTCATTATTTTCCTTTGAGAGTCTGCCTAGACTGGATTTATGCTCCACCTGAATGGACAGAAATGTGGTCTTTCATGGAAGAGTTTGTAGGATTCTTTTTGAGATAGAATTTATAGATCCACTTAAGCTTTAACTACTTTATTCTTTCACAGCTCCACTTACGCGCAACAGTAGCTGGTCTTTTGATGAGAAGCTTCTTATACAAACCTTATACAAGGTATTCATTCGAGTTCTATACATTCCAAATTTTTTTGTTTATAATCAGCTTTTGATAATCAAGTATAGGTTGTCCATTATAGCTGTTGCCTGATTTTTCTCTAATATAGTTGTCGGACTAACATTGCTAACTCCACTTACAGGTTCTTGTCAAAGTATCAAAAACCAGTCCCATAGTTCTTTATCTAAGGGATGTCGAGAAGGTCCTTTGTAGATCAGAAAAGATATATGTGTTGTTCCAGAAAATGCTGAAGAAATTGTCTGGAGCTGTTCTGATCCTTGGTTCAAGAATTGTGGACCCTGGAAATGATTATAGGGAAATAGATGAAAGGCTTTCCTCAATATTTCCCTATAACCTTGAAATTAAACCCCCAGAAGATGAAACTCATCTTGTTAGTTGGAAGTCTCAACTAGAAGAGGATATGAAGATGATCCAGTTTCAGGACAACAGAAATCACATAATGGAAGTGCTTTCTGCTAATGATATTGAATGTGAAGATCTAGGTTCAATTTGCATGTCAGACACGATGGTTCTAAGTAACTATATAGAAGAAATTGTGGTATCAGCAATCTCGTACCATCTAATGAACACAAAGGACCCTGAATACAGAAATGGGAAGCTTGTTATTTCATCTTCAAGGTCCTTCTTACGCTCCTCTTTCTCCCTTTTTATGATGATAAGTGTAAAATTTTGCTGAATTCCTGCTTTGAAAAACAACAGCTTGTCCCGTGGATTGGGCGTATTTCAGGAAGGAAAATCTTCTGGGAAGGATACCTTAAAGCTCGAAGCACAAGCTGAAACATCGAAGGTAGGATAAATTTGGTTTCTGTTTCAGAAGTTTGACGGAATTTTGAAATAGTAGGGTTAAGAGTTTGAGTTATTTTCACTCGTTGTAGGATGCTCAGGGCCGAGAAACTAGTATTACAAAACCAGAAGCCAAAGCTGAAGGTATCCTACCAGAAAGCAAAGGTGAAGCTGAAGCTCCTGCTCTACCGGTGAAGGATGGCAACATTTCAACCTCAACGCCTAAAGCTCCTGTGAGTTGGCATTCTGATTGTTTCGCTCtgcgagaaaataagagaagcaATATATTTTACTAATAATTTATGATTTGATGAATACAACGTATACCTATTTATAGGTGTTAATCACAAGAAGCATCTGATATTTGCTAATGTGGGAGAATATGTTACGTACTTTCctactttttttttaaacttctgTAATATGGGAGCCTGAAGATTTTGATTATACCAGGAAGTTCCTCCGGACAATGAATTTGAGAAGCGCATAAGGCCTGAAGTTATACCAGCAAGTGAAATTGGTGTGACATTTGCTGATATTGGTGCCTTGGAtgaactcaaagaatctcttcAGGAATTGGTGATGTTGCCTCTGAGGAGGCCGGACCTATTCAAAGGTGGACTTTTGAAGCCATGCAGAGGAATACTTCTATTTGGGCCCCCCGGCACAGGGAAGACTATGTTGGCTAAGGCCATTGCCAGTGAAGCTGGAGCAAGTTTCATCAATGTCTCTATGTCTACAATTACTTCAAAATGGTTTGGAGAAGATGAGAAAAATGTCCGTGCCTTGTTCACTCTTGCAGCTAAGGTCTCTCCCACTATTATATTTGTGGACGAAGTTGATAGCATGCTTGGACAGAGATCTCGAGCCGGGGAGCATGAAGCTATGCGGAAAATAAAGAATGAGTTCATGACCCACTGGGATGGGTTACTGACAAAAGCAGGTGAAAGAATTCTTGTTCTTGCTGCTACCAATAGGCCATTTGACCTCGATGAAGCAATTATTAGGCGTTTTGAAAGAAGGTAACATCTGATCTGCCTCTGATGTACTTTAATTTTCTTCGAAACTTGAAGTAGGATGAATATCACTCTGTGGCAAATCCAGCTTCCATGAGCTTATAAACAGTTGAGCTTAGTTAAAAACCGGAATCATAGATATTCCAGGAGCATATAAATTAGATATCTCCTATATTGTTTTTGACATTGGGATAGTTTTTAGTGTTAGAGTACTaaatgttgggaataaaccccttgccaaaataatattcacggtaataaagcggaataataatgtagcaccgagatacggtaattaacaataataaaagagtaataatgacaccaagatttttacgtggaaaacccttctgaataagggaaaaaaccacgaccccgagaggagcaactgatatcactatagtaaggaattttacactttgtaggtcagagataaatactccaaagaccactacaacactcaaaaaaaataaccctcttttgatattcccacctcactacaatatcgctcactctctattttcctcacagactattttcttataccttgtctgtgaaacctcactctttctttctctctttgttggtgtgaagaaatgagagttgaagctctccttttatagccaaagcttcaccctctaaagcctacaatatttgacaatttacacacacttttcacaattcaacaaagttggctaccaaatcaaagaaattcaacaaggttggctaccaaccaaaccaagtcaacaaggttggctaccaaaccaaagaaaactcttattaggcacatgcctaatacttcttcaatgagatggacatcatcaatctccccctccagtctcattcatccagaggaggtagcactgtcttctagtttgaatgcatgccgacaagttctttgcatagctcgaacttgttccttggtaccaccttggtcagcatatctgcgggattctcatttgtagaaatcttcaagacttttagagattcatcatctaccatttctcgaatccaatgatatctcacatcaatgtgtttggtccttgcatggtacatagagttcttgctaaggtctattgcactttgactgtcacaatagacaacatactccttctgatgcaatccaagctcttgaaggaatcgcttgagccatatcatctccttgccagtttctgtagcagcaatgtactctgcttcagttgttgaaagtgcaacgcacttttgcaacttagactgccatgatatagctcccctgaaaatgtaaacaaatatccagtagtggattttttgttgtcaatgtcacccgccatatcagcatctgtatagcccttcaagattggatcagatcctccaaagcacaaacaatctcccgtggtacctctcaggtacctgagtatccacttgactgcttcccaatgttcctttccaggattttcaagaaacctgctgacaacaccaactgcgtgagcaatatcaggtctagtacataccattgcatacatcaagcttccgactgctgaagaataaggaactttagccatgttccctttctcctccactgttgtaggacacatctttttactcaactttagatgaccagcaagaggtgtgctgactggcttagcattcttcatgttgaagcgttctagtacacgttcaatgtacttctcctgagatagccacaactttctacttgttctctctcgaactatcttcatccctagaatttgttgtgctgggcccaagtccttcatatcaaatgacttggacagatctcctttcaactttgctatcaaccccttgtcttttcctacaattaacatgtcatccacatacaacaacaatataataacgttattctcagaaaatcttttgaagtatacacatggatcagaataggtctttaggtatgtttgacttttcatgaatgagtcaaacttcatgtaccactgtcttggtgcctgcttcaatccataaagactcttattcaatttgcacaccatgtgtttctttccagctacttcaagtccttctggctgctccatataaatctcctcttccaaatctccatgaagaaatgcagttttcacatccaactgctccacttcaagatctaggctagttgctaagctcaaaattgttcgaatagaagtcattttgacaacaggtgagaaaatttcgtcaaaatcaatacctttcttttgttcgaagcctttaaccaccaatcgagctttgtatctgaccagcttgccatttccatctttcttgagtttaaagacccatttgcatttgagtggtcttttaccctttggaagttcaaccagcttgtatgtgccatttttctgtagagattccatctcttcttgcatagctttcatccactggttcttttctggatgggacaacacctccttaagactttctggctccccctcatcactgatgaggacatactctgtggaagggtacctgcatgactctacccttggcctctctgatctcctcagaggttgaggttgtccttctccctgagtggggtgctccacttcctcgacaccttcatcaagttgctccccctgctcaataacctcaccaggttgctccacctgctcggcaacctcgtcggttgtactttctgcacttgtgggattgttagaagtagaaggaatagtaacaaagttaggaattataccattcttcgccttttctaacatatcagcagcagttccaacttcactttctcggaagactacatctttgcttctgatgaccttcatctttacaggatcccacagtctgtacccgaactcttcatctccatatctgATAAATATAcagggaacagatttatcatccagctttgttctctgctcttttggtacatgtgcaaaagctctgcaaccgaacaccttcagatgcgagtaggacacctccttgttggtccaaactctctttgggatttcaaacgccaacggaactgatggactcctattgatcaggtaacaggctgtctgaactgcttcaccccagaatgacttaggcagtttagccattctgagcatgcttctcacttctccacaatggtgcggttcatcctctcggctacaccattgtgctgtggggttccaggaactgtcttttcatgtctgatctcatgacttgaacaatactcttcaaattcccttgaagtgtactcacctccattgtcacttcggaggcgctttagctttcgacccgtctccctttctaTTAGAGCATGAaatttctggaaaacttgaaacacctgatctttggttttcaaaatataaacccataattttcgtgaagcatcatcaataaaagtaacaaaatatttgttaccgcccattgattcaatttccattgggccgcaaacatcagaatatactaaatcaagtatattcaattttctttcagacgatgtctgaaatgagactctatgctgcttaccaaataaacagtagtcacaaggttttacagttgtacctttggcataagaaatgagtgatttcttggcaagaatctgcaatcccttctcgctcatatgacccattcttttgtgccataaatctacagaaatctcatcttgtgctgcgttcaattcaccttggcatatttctgcatttgtcctgtacaacgtgccacgagcaactccctttgcaatcaccaatgatcccttagtgagtctccacttttgatttgcaaaataactctcgtatccatctcggtctaaagtaattcccgagatcaagttcatccgcaaatcaggtacatgccgcacatcctttagaaccaatgtgcatccgacatttgtcttgatacaaatgtcaccaatccccgcaatctttgagtaacttgtgttacccattttcactgtgccgaaatcacctgctacatatctgcaaaaaagatctcttaccggtgtggcatggtgagatgccgctgtgtcaaccacccattccgactctggacctgacaggtgcatgcattcctctttctcatttataaagaggacaacattatcattattttgcaccatggcggctgtgttgtcgtcattcttctggccactggtttcacctttgcccttccttggatttgggcaatctcttttgaagtgacctggttgattacagttgtagcaatttctgactcttgatttggatcggttctttgacttcccacgagctccggatctaccatagttgttcgaactcctttgataactcctgcctctaccttctgtgatgagagcctgtccttgattttcaggcttctttctcatcttctcattgagtagaagagccgatgtgacatctttcaactcaatagtagtcttaccgtgcaggatggttgttgccaaattatcgtacgaagatggcaacgagttcaatagcaagatggctttatcttcttcctcgattttcactccgaggttggcaagctgtgtgattagtccgttaaacacatttaaatgtgacaaaaaattcgtaccttcactcatgtgtagggcgtataactgcttcttcaggtacaatttatttgtcagcgttttggacatgtataggctttccaaccttgtccaaattccacgtgcagtgtcttcatcaatgatgttatttaccacatcatctgataagtgcaacctaattgcactagcagctctttcatctaagtcagcccaatcctcagttttcatggtatcaggctttttggaatcaacatctagaaccttgtgtaatccttgttggatgagcagatctctcatccttctttgccatgttgagaaaccgttatctccgttgaattttgctacctcgtactttactccggacatttttatttttcaccaagtatagtactaccgacagtgaatagtatttcagtgaacgagcagaacctgtgctctgataccagttgatgggaataaaccccttgccaaaataatattcacggtaataaagcggaataataatgtagcaccaagatacggtaattaacaataataaaagagtaataatgacaccaagatttttacgtggaaaacccttctgaataagggaaaaaaccacgaccccgagaggagcaactgatatcactatagtaaggaattttacactttgtaggtcggagataaatactccaaagaccactacaacactcaaaagaaataaccttcttttgatattctcacctcactacaatatcgctcactctctattttcctcacagactattttcttatacattgtctgtgaaacctcactctttctttctctctttgttggtgtgaagaaatgagagttgaagctctccttttatagccaaagcttcaccctctaaagcctacaatatttgacaatttacacacacttttcacaattcaacaaagttggctaccaaaccaaagaaattcaacaaggttggctaccaaccaaaccaagtcaacaaggttggctaccaaaccaaagaaaactcttattaggcacatgcctaatacttcttcgatgagatggacatcatcactAAACACTACATTCTTTTTCTGTTTTAGATGTCGAATAGTAATCATCCTCTCTCTTAAATGCAGAATTATGGTTGGTTTACCATCAACAGAGAATAGGGAGTTGATCTTGAAGACATTGTTGGCCAAAGAGAAAGTTGATGACGGATTGGACTTCAAGGAGCTGGCAACAATGACTGAAGGATACTCTGGAAGTGATCTCAAGGTTGTATATCTTGTTTCTGATTTTCATATTCCTTAAATCCCACCAACTAAGAAATATTTGGCAATGCTTGGGACAGAATCTGTGCACTACTGCTGCATACCGGCCAGTTAGAGAGTTGATACAGCAAGAAAGACTCAAAGACCTTGTATGTGCCTTGTCTTCCTTAACCAGTTTATATTTCTAACTGATTCTTGCTTGTTCCTGCATTTACTGTTTCCCTCTTATTAATGAACTTCCACTTCTGCAGGAGAAGAAGCGGAGAGCTGAGGAAGCTAAGAGAGCTGGAGTTGCTCCGCCTGCAGATGAAGATACAGAGGATAAGGTGATCACTATCCGGCCTTTGAATATGGAAGACTTCAAACAAGCCAAAAATCAGGTAAAAAGAAATTTCTCAAAATCAGCTTAAGCTTATGAATAGATGGTGAAGTTTCATACAGAATCAATTAATGTTTACTAAGATGAACGACAGAGCAAGAAGGATACAACTCTGACTAGGTAAAGATTGGAGAACTTGAAGTACATAACCTGAGTAACCAAATAGGTAAAACTATAGCACCAACTTGCCAATGACGAGTAATTATCAATTAAGATACTTATTGAACTCCAGGTGTTATAAATTGAAAAATTGCCAATTTCTAAACAACAAACTACCACAATGAGAGCTCGTGGGGAGGGAGAGTTAAAATTGGATCTTGAGTTCAAGGATCTGATTTTTGAGCCAAACGGATTGTTAGAATAAGGTCAATTTCAGCAGGTGTAGAAGCTTCTGAAGTATACATTTATTAGATCAGTTACAAATGGTTCTCAATAGGCATCTGCAAAAATGAATTCTTATTGATGGTTATTACGTCAAAGATGAGTATATTAGTAAGCAGTTCCACCAATGATAACCTAAAGAAACACAATAtttaaaaataaggaaaatatgcaTGAGAGACTAGTCATTACAGTAAAAGCGTCCAGATTTCTCTGTGAAAATGGAAATTATATATAGTTCAAACAAGAACTCAAGGAGTGCTCTTCTTAATAAGGTCCGACTTTACCCTTTAACTTTGTGTGTCCTTTTATTCAATCAGTTTCATAGTATATTCATGACTGCAACTTCCGTGGACAACTTATTATTAGCAGAACTTGATTTCATTGCGTCTTTTTTGTTTGATGTAACAGGTTGCAGCTAGCTTTGCGGCTGGAGGATCAATAATGAGTGAACTAAAGCAATGGAATGAGTTATACGGGGAAGGAGGATCAAGGAAAAAGGAGCAGTTATCTTACTTCCTGTAGGATAGATTTAATTTCCTCTTCCTGCACCCTTCTCGACGTGCCAAACATTTGGTTTCTTCAGAAACTCGAAATGCTAACACAAGAAAGTTGATGTTAAGAGGTGATGGTAGTAACTTAGTCTAGCTGACCCTGCTTGCTTTGGatttaattgttgttgtaggttTGAAATTGTTGTTTTGTTGCTTCTGTAATATTAACCTGTACACGTCTAAAGGTACTGTATTGGTTGTTTCCTTTTTAACACCAAAGGAAAAGTAGGAGGAAGAGACTTGAGTAGTCTTTTTCTTTCCCTTATTTGTAAGGAAACCAACCGCTCGTACCTTTTATTTACAATGTAATGATACCAGAAATGGATTTGATGTGTGGATTGAAGGAATTCTTTAGATAGCTTCCTTTCTGTGCCATGTATTTTCTGCAATTATTTGCTGATAGAAGACGTaaaatcaccccccccccccccacacacacattCATCAG includes the following:
- the LOC107761755 gene encoding uncharacterized protein LOC107761755 isoform X2, whose amino-acid sequence is MLLSALGVGIGVGVGIGLASGQTVSRWTGGSAANVITPLIMEQEMLNLIANGKDSKVTFDEFPYYLSEQTRVLLTSASFVHLTNADFAKHTRNLSPASRTILLSGPAELYQQMLAKALAHYFNAKLLLLDVTDFSLKMQSKYGGACKEYSFKRSISETTLGRMSGMFGSFSMLQPKEENKGTLRRQSSGVDIGSKDGLLKATNLRRNASASANLDNLTSYGTSGNPAPLTRNSSWSFDEKLLIQTLYKVLVKVSKTSPIVLYLRDVEKVLCRSEKIYVLFQKMLKKLSGAVLILGSRIVDPGNDYREIDERLSSIFPYNLEIKPPEDETHLVSWKSQLEEDMKMIQFQDNRNHIMEVLSANDIECEDLGSICMSDTMVLSNYIEEIVVSAISYHLMNTKDPEYRNGKLVISSSSLSRGLGVFQEGKSSGKDTLKLEAQAETSKDAQGRETSITKPEAKAEGILPESKGEAEAPALPVKDGNISTSTPKAPEVPPDNEFEKRIRPEVIPASEIGVTFADIGALDELKESLQELVMLPLRRPDLFKGGLLKPCRGILLFGPPGTGKTMLAKAIASEAGASFINVSMSTITSKWFGEDEKNVRALFTLAAKVSPTIIFVDEVDSMLGQRSRAGEHEAMRKIKNEFMTHWDGLLTKAGERILVLAATNRPFDLDEAIIRRFERRIMVGLPSTENRELILKTLLAKEKVDDGLDFKELATMTEGYSGSDLKNLCTTAAYRPVRELIQQERLKDLEKKRRAEEAKRAGVAPPADEDTEDKVITIRPLNMEDFKQAKNQVAASFAAGGSIMSELKQWNELYGEGGSRKKEQLSYFL
- the LOC107761755 gene encoding uncharacterized protein LOC107761755 isoform X1 codes for the protein MEQKNMLLSALGVGIGVGVGIGLASGQTVSRWTGGSAANVITPLIMEQEMLNLIANGKDSKVTFDEFPYYLSEQTRVLLTSASFVHLTNADFAKHTRNLSPASRTILLSGPAELYQQMLAKALAHYFNAKLLLLDVTDFSLKMQSKYGGACKEYSFKRSISETTLGRMSGMFGSFSMLQPKEENKGTLRRQSSGVDIGSKDGLLKATNLRRNASASANLDNLTSYGTSGNPAPLTRNSSWSFDEKLLIQTLYKVLVKVSKTSPIVLYLRDVEKVLCRSEKIYVLFQKMLKKLSGAVLILGSRIVDPGNDYREIDERLSSIFPYNLEIKPPEDETHLVSWKSQLEEDMKMIQFQDNRNHIMEVLSANDIECEDLGSICMSDTMVLSNYIEEIVVSAISYHLMNTKDPEYRNGKLVISSSSLSRGLGVFQEGKSSGKDTLKLEAQAETSKDAQGRETSITKPEAKAEGILPESKGEAEAPALPVKDGNISTSTPKAPEVPPDNEFEKRIRPEVIPASEIGVTFADIGALDELKESLQELVMLPLRRPDLFKGGLLKPCRGILLFGPPGTGKTMLAKAIASEAGASFINVSMSTITSKWFGEDEKNVRALFTLAAKVSPTIIFVDEVDSMLGQRSRAGEHEAMRKIKNEFMTHWDGLLTKAGERILVLAATNRPFDLDEAIIRRFERRIMVGLPSTENRELILKTLLAKEKVDDGLDFKELATMTEGYSGSDLKNLCTTAAYRPVRELIQQERLKDLEKKRRAEEAKRAGVAPPADEDTEDKVITIRPLNMEDFKQAKNQVAASFAAGGSIMSELKQWNELYGEGGSRKKEQLSYFL